A genomic window from Silene latifolia isolate original U9 population chromosome 11, ASM4854445v1, whole genome shotgun sequence includes:
- the LOC141614191 gene encoding uncharacterized protein LOC141614191 gives MKLNPSKCTFGVSSSKFLGYIVTQREIEASNEQIKAVLQLESPEKLKGVQRLADHEQAFRELKHYLSSPPLLSKPGPGEPLFLYLAVTEVAVSVILVRDQEKEQKPVYYVSKSLLPAETRYTSLEKLVLALAECRSGLCTLADEEILTLEGNGEPEVWQMHIDGASNQKGEGVGLILRSPQGDLIAQAVRCEFKATNNETEYEALILGMQLALEIGIPRDQNVEAYVLATLGAKFKPTELSSIPIAHMLEPSIQKTDEVDKGELEDDPDEVGVQTATKAGEGSQPVDQPPDKPSAQADNWDWRTPYLDSLRHNNMSDDKKEVRAFRIKASRFILIDDILLKKSLAGPYLWCLDKKEAQTVLHALHSGECGNHVGGRSLANKALRQGYFWSTMKADAAEYARKCDDCQRSAPIIHQPAKNIDAGDDRLFLQVDRGRSIHKSKRQVSHFFHKTKYHLQV, from the exons ATGAAGTTAAATCCATCTAAGTGTACCTTCGGGGTATCCTCtagcaaattcttaggctatattgtaactcaaagagagATAGAAGCCAGCaacgagcagatcaaagccgttTTACAATTAGAGTCACCTGAAAAACTTAAAGGCGTTCAAAGGCTAGCTG ACCACGAGCAAGcattcagagagctgaaacactatCTCAGCAGCCCGCCATTGCTGTCTAAACCGGGACCAGGAGAACCATTGTTCCTCTACCtagccgtcacagaggtggcTGTAAGTGTCATTCTAGTCAGAGATCAGGAAAAGGaacagaagccagtatactatgtgagcaagtctctgctacCAGCAGAGACTAGGTACACATCTCTCGAAAAATTAGTATTAGCACTG gcagaatgtcgaaGTGGTCTATGCACCTTAGCAG atgaGGAAATCCTCACCCTAGAGGGGAACGGGGAGCcagaggtctggcagatgcatattgacggagcctccaaccaaaagGGAGAAGGTGTAGGGTTGATCCTGCGGTCACCACAAGGggatctgatagcacaagcagtaagatgtgaattcaaggcaactaaTAACGagacagaatacgaggccttgatattaggaatgcaGCTAGCCCTGGAAataggg ATTCCCAGggatcagaatgtggaagcaTATGtcttagcaactctgggggcaaagTTCAAGCCAacagaactatccagcattcCTATCGCACATATGCTAGAGCCTTCTATCCAGAAGACAGATGAAGTAGACAAAGGAGAACTGGAGGATGATCCGGACGAAGTGGGAGTTCAGACAGCTACGAAAGCCGGGGAAGGCTCTCAGCCAGTTGACCAGCCGCCTGATAAACCATCCGCACAGGCAGACAACTGGGATTGGCGCACACCCTACCTAGACTCGCTGCGTCATAATAATATgtcagatgacaagaaggaagtgaggGCTTTCAGAATAAAAGCCTCTAGGTTTATACTTATTGACGATATACTACTCAAGAAGTCACTGGCAGGTCCCTACTTATGGTGTCTGGACAAGAAGGAGGCACAGACTgtattacatgctctccacagtggcgaatgtggaaaccatgtagGGGggaggagtctggcaaataaagctctCAGACAAGGATACTTCTGGtccacaatgaaggcagatgcagcagaatacgCACGTAAGTGTGACgactgccagcgctcagcaccaataaTCCACCAGCCGGCAAAGAATATAGATGCTGGCGATGACAGATtatttctccaagtggatagaggcagaagcattcacaaaAGTAAAAGACAAGTAAGTCATTTCTTTCATAAAACGaaatatcatctgcaggtttag